In Mycetocola spongiae, the genomic stretch ATCCCTGAATCGAGGTGGTGGCCTGCTCGACGGATTCATCTCCAGGTGGGAGGCTCCGTGCAGTGCTGAATAATCGCGGCTAGAGGGGCGGCGGATTAAGTTCAAAAAAGCGGCTTGAGCAACATTACCCCAGAACAAGGCACGGCACAACCCCCTTCCGGAATCGGCGCGGGAGAACCCCCGACCCGGCGGGCCCGAGTATATTGATCCGGAGGCGCGCGGAAGGCCAGGCCCCGCGCGCGGAAAAACAGGCAAGGACACATACCCATGACACCCTCATCGGCAACACAGGCCTATCGGGCCGCCCGCGATTTATTGATCTCCACCCGGGAGGATCGTGCCCGCGCCGAGGCCGAATTCTCCTGGCCCGACGTGGGCGACTCCTTTAACTGGGCCATCGACTGGTTTGACGTGATCGCCCGCGGCAATCACGGCCGCGCCCTCGTGATCGTGGAGGAGGACGGCTCGCGCACCGAGCGCAGCTTTGATGAGCTCGCGCGCCGCTCGGATGCCCTCGGCACCTGGCTGGCCGAGCTTGGCGTGGCCCGCGGCGATGCCGTGATGCTCATGCTTGATAACCAGGTGGAGCTCTGGGAGTCGATGCTGGCGCTACTGAAGCTCGGCGCGGTCATCGCCCCCACCACCACCGCGGTGGGCGGCAGCGATCTGATCGACCGCCTCGACCGCGCCGAGATCCGCCACGTGATCGTGGCCGCCGCGGATACCCATAAATTTGCCCATGCCCCCGGGGACTATACCCGGATCGCCGTCGGGGCGGGCGCCGCCGCGGGCTGGCGGGACCTCGCCGAGGGCCTCGCGGGTGAGGCCGCACCGCTGCCGCATCCCGGAACAGCCTCGACCGATCCGCAGCTGCGCTATTTCACCTCGGGCACCACGAGTCGCCCCAAGCTGGTGGAGCACAGCCAGGTGAGCTATCCCGTGGGTCACCTCAGCACGATGTACTGGCTGGGGCTGCGCCCGGGGGACGTGCATATGGCAATCAGCTCGCCCGGCTGGGCCAAGCATGCGTGGAGCAATTTTTTCGCGCCGTGGATCGCCGAGGCCACCGTATTTGTGTATAACTACGGCCGCTTTGATGCCGCCGCGCTGCTGCGTGTCCTGCGCGAGGAGCGCGTGACCACGTTCTGCGCGCCGCCCACCGTCTGGCGCATGATCATCCAGCTGGACCTGGGCGCGGGCCCCGGCGACCTGCGCGAGACCGTTTCGGCGGGCGAGCCGCTGAACCCCGAGGTGATTGAGCAGGTGCGCCGCGGCTGGGGCCGGGTCATCCGCGATGGTTATGGCCAGACCGAGATGACCGCGGTGGTGGCCAATCCCCCGGGCGCCGATATGCGCGATGGCTCGATGGGGCGGCCGCTCCCGGGCGCACCCGTGGTGCTGATCGACCCGATCGGCGGCCTCCCCGCGGAGGAGGGCGAGATCTGCCTGGATCTATCCACCCGCCCCGTGTTCCTGATGAGCGGCTATGTTGCCGATCCCGAGCGCAATGCCGAGGCCACGCGCGGCGGCTACTATCACACCGGCGATGTGGCCTCCCGGGATGCCGAGGGGCATATCACCTATATCGGGCGCACCGATGATGTGTTTAAGGCCTCCGATTATAAGATCAGCCCGTTTGAGCTGGAGAGTGTGCTGGTGGAGCATCCCGCGGTGGTTGAGGCCGCCGTGGTGCCCGCACCCGATCCGCTGCGCCTCGCGGTCCCCAAGGCCTATATTTCCCTGGCCGCGGGTTATCCCCGGAACGATGAGACGGCGCGCTCGATCCTGGCCTATGCGCGCGAGCGGCTCGCGCCGTTCCAGCGCCTGCGCCGGATCGAGTTTTTTGAGCTCCCCAAGACCATCTCCGGCAAGATTCGCCGGGTGGAGCTGCGGGAGCGCGAGGAGGCTGCCGCGCGCGGCGAGGTGACCTGCGTCGAGTGGCGCGATAGCGAGTTCCCGGAGCTGCGCGGCATCACCCAGGTGTCCTAGCGGCGGGGTTTCCCGGGGAAAAGCGCGGATAACGGCAAACTGTTTGCACTGATAACACTATGGTGTTATCGTGATTACAGCGGCGCCGATATCCGCGCTTTTCCGCCCCGGAAAACGCGCAAGCCGCGCCCCCGAAAGGAACCCCTCATGACCACATCCTCCTCCCCCCGCGTCGCCCTGATCACCGGCGGTTCCGGCGGCATCGGCCGCGCGGTGGCCGAACGCCTCGCCCGGGACGGCTTTGCCGTGGCCGTGCACTATGCCGGCAATCGCGAGCGCGCCGAGTCCGTGGTCGCGGCCATCACCGCCGCGGGCGGCACCGCGATTGCCGTGCGCGGCGATGTGGCCGAGGAGGCCGAGATGGCCGCGGCCTTCGCCGCAACCACCGAGGCCCTTGGCGGCATCGACGTGGTGGTAAATACCGCGGGAATCATGACGCTCGGCCCGCTCGCCGATTTTGACCTGGACGCGCTGGATCGCATGCACCGCACCAATATCCGCGGCACGTTTATCGTGGATCAGCACGCCGCGCGCACCGTGCGCGAGGGCGGGGCAATCATTAATTTCTCCACCTCGATCACGCGCCTGGCCCTGCCCGGCTATGCAGCCTATGCCGCCAGCAAGGGGGCCGTGGAGGCCCTGACCCTGGTGCTCGCGCGCGAGCTGCGCGGCCGCGATATCACCGTGAACGCGGTGGCCCCCGGCCCCACCGCGACCGAACTCTTCCTCAACGGCAAGGACGAGGCCACGATCGCCGGGATGGCCAAGGCCGCCCCGCTCGAGCGCCTCGGCACGCCCGCGGATATCGCCGAACAGGTGGCCTTCCTCGCGGGCCCCGCGCGCTGGGTGAACGGCCAGGTGCTCTATGTGAACGGCGGAATCGCCTAGGCCCCCGCGGGCGGATCGATCAGGAGCGCGATGCGCTCCGCCAGATAGTCCCCCAGATCGCGGGCCGAATCGGCGGGCGCATCCGCGCTCCAGCGCACCACGGGCAGCCCCTCGCGCAGGAAAAACACCCCGCGGGAGTGCGCGAGGCTGCGCTCGTCCAGATCCAGCACGGGCGCATCAAAATTTATGGTCTCGCCCTCGCGAAACGGGCCCCGATGCGCGGCGTCCCGATATTCGCGGCGGGTCTCGGCGGAGAGCGATTGATGCCCGGGCCAGCCCGGCGCAACGGCCCGCGTGGTGATACCCACGAGCCGCAGCACACCATCGGCCGAGAGTAAAAATACGCCCAGCCGCCACACCCGGCCGCGATCGATCAGGCGCGCCTTGCGGGTAATCAGGAGCTTCCTCTGCGCGGGGATAAACTCCCCCAGCGCCTCGGTGCGTGCCCCGGCCGCGGCCAGCCGCTCCACGGCGGCATCAAGGATGGCGCGCACGCGGGGATGTGGGTCGAGGATCCGGGGCTGTTCACTCACCCCTCGAGTCTAGGACCGTTCTTGCACCGGGTGCGACGGGCCCGCTAACCTCATAATCATGCTTTCAGGGGACCCGCTGCGCCATATTCTTCTCCTCTCGCCCCGCGGGATCAGCGCATGAGCACCCCCGTGCCGCGGGCCGCGCGCATCACGCTGGCCGCCGCAACACTCCTGCTGCCGGTGAGCGTGCAGCTGCTGCTGAACTCCGCCTGGTCGCCGGATCTCCCCGATCTCCTGCCCTCACACTGGAGCGGGGCGGGACCCGCGGATGGTTTTACCGAGGCCGCGGCGCTCTATCGCACGTGCCTGATCCTCGCGATGATCTGCACGGCACTGGGGCTCGCGGCGCTGATTCCCCGCACGCTGCCCCCGGGGGTGCGCCGGGGCGTGGTGGGTATTGCGGCCTCGGTTGCCGCTTGCGCCACCGCCACCTGGGCCGTATCCGCGGGGCTGACCCTGCTCGCCGGGGATCCGCGCACGGTGCGCCTCGGGGCGGGATTTCTGGTGGTCATGCTGGCGATCGTTTATGGGCTGCTGCCGGCGATCCTGCTGCCCCGGGAGGCCGCGGCCGAACCCGCTCGGTCGCGCCTGGAGCAGCCCCTCCCCGCACCGCCCGGAGACGTTTCCTCGCTGTCGGTGCGGATGATCTCCCCGGGGATGCTGGCGCTCGGGCTCGCGGTCCCGGCCGTCCTGATCCCCGTGACGCTGGGCACCTCCGCATCCGGTGCGCTGCTGCCCGTTGCCCTACTCGCCGCGGCGCTGATCCTGGCCTTCGCCGCGGTCAGGGTGCGCGCCGATCGCGATGGACTGCGGATCACCTCGGTGCTATTCCGATTCCCCGTGCAGCTCATACCCGCGGAGCGCATCGCCTCGGCCACCGCCGAGACGATCCTGCCCCGGGACTGGGGCGGCTGGGGTTATCGCATCCTCTCGGGCCGCTCGGCAATCATCCTGCGCGCGGGCCCCGCCCTGCTTATCACCCGCGGGAATGGGCGACTATTTGCGGTCACCGTGGACGGCGCCCCGGCCCTCGCGGCAATCCTGGAATCGGCTCGCCCCGCGGCCTCCCCGGAGACCGAAGACCCGCGCCCCCGCACCCCCTAGAATGCCGCTATGACTGTTATTTCTCGCGCGGGCGTCCTCGCGCTGACCGCGGCGCTGGCCCTGTCCCTGTCCGCATGCGGCTCCGCGGAGTCTCCGGCCCCGGACGCCTCGACCGCGGATACCCCCGCCGCCTCACCCACCGCGGAGGCCACCCCCGAGGCGGCCGCCGAGCCCTCGATCGAGAGCGTCCTGGAAATCCTGGGGGTGGGAGACTTCTCGCAGTCGCCCACCGTGGCGCCTTTTGCCACGCGCTGGGGTTCGGGAACGTTTGAGGGATCCCGGGTTCAGGTTTATGAGTTTGCCGATCAGGCAGCCTATGAGGGGTTCCTGGAGAGCGTGGAATCCTTTGGCATTACCCCCGAGCAGCTCATTCGCACCGGCAATATTGTGGTCTCCGTGGATGCCCCGGCCGGCCTCGAGAACGCGCGCGCCCTCCTCGCCGGCTAGGCGACGTTACGCGCCGTTAACACGACCGGAATCTCGCCGAGAACTCTCCGCACTAGCGTGAAGGGTGCAGCAAGGCTGCGTCCGAGTGCGACCCCACGGTCGCGGAGAGCGAGTCCCTGGATGCCCATTCCCCCACCCGAAACCCCCGCGTCGCATACGCCCCCGCCCCCGGCCCCGGCACCGCGCCGCGGCGGATCGGTGCTGCGCTATCGCCGCCCCGATGCGATCCCGTGGATGCGGGCCGCCGCGCGCTTTTCCGGCACACCCCGGGAACCCCGGATCGTCCCGGCGGAGCCGCGCTAGCCGCGGGGGTGGGCGCGGGCCGCCCGCCCGCATGCGGATGAGGGTCTCCGCCCGCTAAGCTCCTGTGGTGTCCTCCCTTTCTTCCCCCTCTCCGTCCCTGTTTTCCCGCGAATATCTGTGGGTGACCCTCGGCTCCTGCGCACTGGTGTTTTTGGGTGCCTTTGAGTCGATGGCGGTCACCACGATCATGCCCGTGGTGAGTGCCGATCTGGACGGGGCGGCGCTCTACGCCCTGGCATTTGCCGGCCCCCTGGCCACAAGCGTGA encodes the following:
- a CDS encoding SDR family oxidoreductase, which produces MTTSSSPRVALITGGSGGIGRAVAERLARDGFAVAVHYAGNRERAESVVAAITAAGGTAIAVRGDVAEEAEMAAAFAATTEALGGIDVVVNTAGIMTLGPLADFDLDALDRMHRTNIRGTFIVDQHAARTVREGGAIINFSTSITRLALPGYAAYAASKGAVEALTLVLARELRGRDITVNAVAPGPTATELFLNGKDEATIAGMAKAAPLERLGTPADIAEQVAFLAGPARWVNGQVLYVNGGIA
- a CDS encoding AMP-binding protein, yielding MTPSSATQAYRAARDLLISTREDRARAEAEFSWPDVGDSFNWAIDWFDVIARGNHGRALVIVEEDGSRTERSFDELARRSDALGTWLAELGVARGDAVMLMLDNQVELWESMLALLKLGAVIAPTTTAVGGSDLIDRLDRAEIRHVIVAAADTHKFAHAPGDYTRIAVGAGAAAGWRDLAEGLAGEAAPLPHPGTASTDPQLRYFTSGTTSRPKLVEHSQVSYPVGHLSTMYWLGLRPGDVHMAISSPGWAKHAWSNFFAPWIAEATVFVYNYGRFDAAALLRVLREERVTTFCAPPTVWRMIIQLDLGAGPGDLRETVSAGEPLNPEVIEQVRRGWGRVIRDGYGQTEMTAVVANPPGADMRDGSMGRPLPGAPVVLIDPIGGLPAEEGEICLDLSTRPVFLMSGYVADPERNAEATRGGYYHTGDVASRDAEGHITYIGRTDDVFKASDYKISPFELESVLVEHPAVVEAAVVPAPDPLRLAVPKAYISLAAGYPRNDETARSILAYARERLAPFQRLRRIEFFELPKTISGKIRRVELREREEAAARGEVTCVEWRDSEFPELRGITQVS